The proteins below are encoded in one region of Carettochelys insculpta isolate YL-2023 chromosome 32, ASM3395843v1, whole genome shotgun sequence:
- the LOC142005055 gene encoding olfactory receptor 10A4-like: protein MTSSEGDPGGNQTISDVFILVGFSYLNKLQLLLFVVLLVIYLLTLMGNLLIILLIKLSPSLHTPMYFFLVNLSASEICFTSSVVPQLLAHLLVEEKTISIAACAVGTYVNAIMGLTECWLLAAMAYDRYVAICHPLRYTTIMSGRACALLAGASWVAGISVGVPLNMWLFSLPFCGSNRIHHFFCDAPPLLKMVCADTSMIKAVGRMVAVLFTLGPFLLILLSYIRIISTILKLPSAEGRRKAFSTCSSHLTVVTVFYGTALITYLVPNTGSTTQSDLLISLLNIIVSPVLNPIIYTLRNKEVKGALRKTVQKSSFSHHWRN from the coding sequence ATGACCTCTTCCGAGGgtgaccctggagggaaccagaccatctccgatgtgttcatcctggtggggttctcgtaccttaacaAGCTGCAactccttctgtttgtggtgcttctggtcatctacctgctcaccctgatggggaacctactcattatcctgctgataaagctgagcccctccctccacacccccatgtatttcttcctggtgaacctgtctgcctcggaaatctgcttcaccagcagtgtggtccctcagctgctggctcacctcctggtggaggaaaagaccatctccattgcagcttgtgcagtggGGACGTACGTCaatgccatcatgggcctcacgGAATGCTGgctcctcgcagccatggcctacgaccgctacgtggccatatgtcaccccctgcgctacacaaccatcatgagcggccgggCGTGTGCTCTGCTCGCGGGGGCTTCATGGGTTGCTGGCATCTCGGTGGGAGTTCCTCTGAACATGTGGcttttcagcctgcccttctgtggctccaaccgcatccatcACTTCTTCTGTGATGCTCCACCATTGTTGAAAATGGTATGCGCTGACACATCAATGATTAAGGCTGTAGGCCGTATGGTGGCAGTTCTGTTCACCCtgggccctttcctgttgatactcctgtcctacatccgcattatctccaccatcctcaagctgccatcggcggagggaaggcgtaaagccttctccacctgctcctcccacctcacggtggtgactgtgttctatggaacggccctcatcacctacctggtacccaacactggctccactacacagagtgacctattgatttccctattgaacataattgtctcaccagtgttgaaccccataatttacactctgaggaacaaagaggtgaaaggagccttgagaaaaactgtgcagaagagcagcttttctcaccactggagaaactag